A region of Esox lucius isolate fEsoLuc1 chromosome 3, fEsoLuc1.pri, whole genome shotgun sequence DNA encodes the following proteins:
- the LOC105028922 gene encoding neuromedin-U receptor 1, whose protein sequence is MAEYNCSSLGLPAATPDQLGWNVSGLLDNVSTNDMQDMCLTRTQYLEKCLGFRRSPIFLPVCVTFLVIFVVGVFGNALTCIVIVRFKVMRTPTNYYLFSLAVSDLLVLLLGMPLELYEMWSNYPFLFGTGGCYFKTLLFETVCFASILNVTALSVERYIAVVHPLKVRHVATRAHAKHVILMVWVVSVACAVPNTSLHGVDMLEPRFGVRFPESAICTIVKPRWIYCLIIQVTTLAFFFLPMLTITAMYMRIGQKLSEGRGQRGAGPGRGFGPDSHCSVHRQQQTARHFQVTKMLCVLVIVFGICWAPFHIDRLMWSFINNDNHHLIFEYVHIVSGVFFYLSSAVNPILYNLMSTRFREMFTKITCRCALFGGHVHRLTLRSTQMTLRTSLYEKPQRNMTLERISQDRDSP, encoded by the exons ATGGCTGAGTATAACTGTTCTTCTTTGGGCCTACCTGCCGCCACTCCAGACCAGCTGGGCTGGAACGTCTCTGGGCTCCTGGACAACGTCAGTACCAACGACATGCAGGATATGTGCTTGACTCGGACTCAGTACTTGGAGAAGTGTCTAGGCTTCCGGCGGTCGCCCATATTCCTGCCCGTCTGCGTCACCTTCCTGGTGATATTCGTGGTGGGTGTGTTCGGAAACGCACTCACCTGCATCGTCATCGTGCGCTTCAAGGTGATGCGCACGCCCACCAACTACTATCTGTTCAGCCTGGCCGTGTCCGACCTGCTGGTGCTGCTGCTGGGCATGCCGCTGGAGCTCTACGAGATGTGGAGTAACTACCCCTTCCTGTTTGGCACCGGCGGCTGCTACTTCAAGACCTTGCTGTTCGAGACGGTCTGCTTCGCCTCCATCCTCAATGTGACGGCGCTGAGCGTGGAGCGCTACATCGCTGTGGTGCACCCGCTCAAGGTCAGGCACGTGGCCACGCGCGCCCACGCCAAACACGTCATCCTGATGGTGTGGGTTGTGTCCGTGGCCTGTGCCGTGCCCAACACCAGCTTGCACGGCGTGGACATGCTGGAGCCGCGGTTCGGGGTCAGGTTCCCAGAGTCTGCCATATGCACGATTGTGAAGCCCCGCTGGATATACTGCCTGATCATCCAGGTGACAACGCTGGCCTTCTTCTTCCTGCCCATGCTAACCATCACCGCAATGTACATGCGCATCGGCCAGAAGCTGAGCGAAGGGCGAGGCCAGCGGGGGGCGGGGCCCGGACGAGGGTTTGGTCCCGACAGCCACTGCAGTGTCCACAGGCAACAGCAGACCGCACGCCACTTCCAGGTCACCAAGATGCTAT GTGTATTGGTGATCGTCTTTGGCATCTGCTGGGCTCCCTTTCACATCGACCGCCTCATGTGGAGCTTCATCAACAACGACAACCACCACCTGATCTTCGAGTATGTCCACATCGTCTCTGGGGTCTTCTTCTACCTCAGCTCGGCGGTGAACCCCATACTCTACAACCTCATGTCCACGCGCTTTCGGGAAATGTTCACAAAGATCACATGTCGCTGCGCCCTCTTTGGCGGTCACGTGCACCGACTGACCCTCCGCAGCACGCAGATGACCCTGCGTACTAGCCTCTACGAGAAGCCCCAGCGTAATATGACCCTGGAGAGAATCAGCCAAGACAGAGACTCTCCATAG